In the genome of Chloroflexota bacterium, one region contains:
- a CDS encoding glycosyltransferase family 39 protein produces MRQSDHPSRMEWACLLIILAIAAGLRFYAIGSLPPGLYRDEAYNGLDALRVLAGERPIYFPANNGREPLFIYLVAVSVALFGRSPGAIRLVAAILGTGTIPVIYLWARQALNARIALLSAAITALSFWHVNLSRIGFRVIAMPLLVTASLWLLWRGVRARRHLDIMLAGTMYGLAFYTYLATRFTVIALAVFIAYLVFSRRSLLRHDLVYFLIPATVMLVPLGLYAWGHPEIILGRTDQVSIFNPAINHGDLWGTLALNLARTLAMFTTRGDFIPRHNLPYRPVFDLLMATAFLVGVIVALRGRRLGHRFTFIWVAAMLLPTILAEGAPHFLRAAGILPFVFVIPALGLDAIATWMEGRGWQMLAIVALVAIVAVSGLWTVRDYFLAYAPSETVYYHFETGATELAACINQMTGVGWIGPGFRMSAVSDSASAGAVYLQARLWRDWPSVRFLVPVSPRFTLLWDEAPIPTPSVTPRTLLVVWPYENYKAFLRVLPNNAVICAREDTYERGDLESEPRLLYLAYETTDASQVPRNLDVRFEQGITLLGCEQISGPEGVLHLTLYWKAEHPMSVDYTVFVHALSGGAMLTQDDAPPARGYYPTTMWRPGDIVCDEHRLHLDSATAVELRVGLYRLENMSRLRTLDAEGQPSGDSVVIPVPTM; encoded by the coding sequence TTGCGACAGTCAGATCACCCATCTCGGATGGAGTGGGCTTGTCTCTTGATTATCCTGGCAATAGCGGCAGGTCTCCGTTTTTACGCCATCGGCTCGTTGCCGCCGGGCTTATATCGCGACGAAGCGTACAACGGACTTGATGCCTTGCGAGTTCTAGCCGGAGAACGGCCTATTTACTTTCCAGCGAACAACGGTCGCGAGCCACTTTTCATCTACCTAGTGGCTGTCTCCGTGGCCCTGTTTGGACGCAGCCCCGGCGCCATACGCCTCGTCGCGGCAATCCTTGGTACAGGGACCATCCCAGTCATCTATCTATGGGCGCGCCAGGCCCTCAATGCTCGCATCGCTCTCTTATCTGCTGCTATCACGGCTTTGTCATTCTGGCACGTCAATCTGAGTCGCATCGGGTTCCGCGTCATCGCCATGCCCCTGCTTGTGACGGCCAGTTTGTGGCTTCTTTGGCGTGGGGTTCGTGCTCGCCGTCACCTGGACATCATGCTTGCTGGGACGATGTACGGGCTTGCCTTCTACACCTATCTAGCGACGCGCTTCACAGTCATTGCGTTGGCTGTCTTCATTGCCTATTTGGTATTCAGCAGGCGCTCTTTACTCCGCCACGATCTTGTTTATTTCCTCATCCCCGCTACAGTGATGCTCGTGCCCCTTGGATTATATGCTTGGGGACACCCGGAGATCATCCTGGGCCGCACTGATCAGGTATCTATTTTTAATCCGGCGATCAACCATGGTGACCTCTGGGGCACACTGGCACTGAACCTAGCCCGGACGCTCGCCATGTTCACTACTCGAGGCGACTTCATTCCGCGACACAACTTGCCCTATCGGCCCGTGTTTGATCTGCTGATGGCAACGGCGTTCTTGGTCGGAGTGATAGTCGCCCTGCGCGGTAGGCGGTTGGGGCATCGCTTCACCTTCATTTGGGTCGCGGCGATGCTTCTACCAACCATCCTGGCCGAGGGAGCGCCTCATTTTTTGCGTGCCGCGGGCATTTTGCCGTTCGTCTTCGTCATCCCAGCCCTCGGTTTGGACGCGATCGCTACCTGGATGGAAGGTCGTGGTTGGCAAATGCTCGCTATCGTAGCCTTGGTCGCTATCGTTGCTGTCAGTGGCCTTTGGACTGTGCGCGATTATTTTCTGGCTTATGCGCCAAGCGAGACGGTTTATTATCACTTCGAAACTGGTGCTACAGAACTGGCCGCGTGTATCAACCAGATGACGGGTGTTGGCTGGATTGGCCCTGGGTTCCGGATGAGTGCGGTGAGCGATTCGGCATCCGCTGGTGCGGTATATCTACAAGCCCGGCTGTGGCGCGACTGGCCAAGCGTGCGTTTCCTCGTCCCAGTGTCTCCACGGTTCACCCTTCTTTGGGATGAGGCCCCAATTCCAACACCCTCCGTCACTCCGCGAACCTTATTAGTGGTCTGGCCATACGAAAATTATAAGGCTTTCTTGAGAGTATTACCAAACAATGCCGTCATCTGCGCTCGTGAAGACACCTACGAGCGCGGTGACTTGGAGTCTGAGCCCAGGCTGCTTTACTTGGCTTACGAGACCACCGATGCTAGCCAAGTGCCTCGCAACCTGGATGTGCGCTTCGAGCAGGGGATCACTCTCCTGGGCTGCGAACAGATAAGCGGGCCTGAAGGTGTATTACACCTAACTCTATATTGGAAAGCAGAGCACCCGATGAGTGTGGATTACACCGTCTTCGTACATGCGTTAAGCGGCGGGGCAATGCTCACCCAGGATGATGCCCCACCTGCCCGGGGTTACTACCCTACTACAATGTGGCGGCCCGGTGACATCGTCTGTGACGAGCACAGGCTGCACCTGGACAGCGCGACAGCCGTTGAATTGCGGGTGGGGCTATACCGGCTGGAGAATATGAGCCGCTTGCGGACACTGGATGCTGAGGGACAACCCAGTGGAGACAGTGTAGTGATACCTGTGCCAACGATGTAG
- a CDS encoding glycosyltransferase family 39 protein → MSAKFAKFNKTNATLVLSLFLAAALRLMHLAATPLSWDEGWSIGLSTLGLSEINRITALDVHPPLYYDLLKTWMVFGKSEFMVRFLSVAAGLLAVPLVYVVGLRWANERVGLLAALSAAASPFLIYYSQVARMYALCTALVLLATYSLLRAAKEEHLTYYVVFTLSATAALYTFYYALFPLICVIAYALWQYRPRWRRIFASCLALGILYAPWVFYALPPMLNRIGTRTGFEFAVADLVRFAADGFFGLVFAYGAGWWPVYLVLILFAAGLTVTLIERRNAKPIAMPLAAIVLTLASVSVGAKAHMFAARYAIVASPFLALALAWAWDALGRRSELAMAVGILLWIISITPSISGYVYQKSYETSGAFDPASDQRYLSRITTPDDIVFFNVLSLAGAYERYRQADDPAWSYLLRWDPVVEPLEPAIQNRLLPATREHQRLWFVLYKGGFGPNGPLLDWLTFNLYPAVGQWREDTFYQLYLVPQGSPRKVELNAQFEKNIILDSAEFPTQAYGGLTVRLIWHAIQIPIGDVKVFVHLYDADGHLVAQHDAFPANDLRPPSTWQVGETIVDNHGLVLPPIASGKFSLVVGLYEPRSGDRLHLPDGSDHLLLGEVEISPE, encoded by the coding sequence ATGTCTGCCAAATTTGCTAAGTTCAATAAAACGAACGCCACTCTAGTCCTTAGCCTGTTTTTGGCCGCTGCCTTGCGATTGATGCATCTGGCTGCCACGCCCCTAAGTTGGGATGAGGGTTGGAGCATCGGCCTGAGCACTTTGGGGCTCAGTGAGATCAATCGCATCACCGCGCTCGACGTACACCCCCCATTATACTACGATCTGCTCAAAACATGGATGGTCTTCGGCAAGTCCGAGTTCATGGTACGCTTCCTGTCGGTTGCAGCAGGTCTGTTGGCTGTGCCACTGGTGTATGTGGTAGGTCTGCGGTGGGCTAATGAGCGCGTCGGCCTGTTAGCCGCTCTGTCTGCAGCCGCCAGTCCGTTCCTGATTTACTACTCGCAAGTGGCACGTATGTATGCCCTTTGTACCGCGCTGGTGTTACTGGCAACGTATTCCCTGCTGCGAGCGGCAAAAGAAGAGCACCTCACTTACTATGTGGTTTTCACCCTCTCCGCCACAGCGGCCCTATACACTTTTTATTATGCCCTATTCCCCCTTATCTGTGTAATTGCCTACGCTTTGTGGCAATACCGCCCTCGGTGGCGACGGATTTTTGCCTCTTGTTTGGCTCTCGGGATACTCTATGCCCCGTGGGTCTTTTATGCTCTGCCACCTATGCTCAACAGGATAGGGACACGGACTGGCTTTGAATTTGCCGTTGCTGATCTGGTGCGTTTCGCTGCTGACGGTTTCTTCGGCCTCGTCTTTGCCTATGGTGCGGGATGGTGGCCAGTGTATCTCGTGCTCATCTTGTTCGCCGCGGGTTTGACCGTAACGCTGATAGAACGCCGCAACGCCAAGCCGATCGCCATGCCCTTGGCAGCGATCGTTCTCACGTTAGCGAGCGTCTCCGTGGGTGCGAAAGCCCACATGTTTGCCGCTCGCTATGCCATTGTGGCCAGCCCGTTTCTGGCGCTGGCGTTGGCCTGGGCATGGGACGCGCTCGGCCGACGCTCAGAGTTGGCCATGGCTGTTGGCATTCTATTATGGATCATTTCCATCACACCCAGTATCAGTGGTTACGTATATCAAAAAAGTTACGAGACCTCTGGCGCGTTTGATCCGGCCAGCGACCAGCGTTATTTATCCCGCATCACTACCCCCGATGATATCGTTTTCTTCAATGTCCTGAGCCTGGCTGGTGCTTACGAACGTTATCGCCAAGCGGATGATCCAGCCTGGTCTTATCTCCTGCGTTGGGATCCCGTGGTCGAGCCGTTGGAACCGGCAATACAAAATCGGCTCCTGCCTGCGACCCGAGAACACCAGCGGCTATGGTTTGTGCTGTACAAAGGCGGCTTCGGTCCAAATGGGCCTCTGCTGGACTGGCTGACTTTCAACCTCTATCCTGCTGTCGGTCAGTGGCGAGAGGATACTTTCTACCAGCTCTACCTGGTCCCCCAAGGCTCGCCTCGAAAAGTCGAACTGAACGCCCAGTTTGAGAAAAACATTATACTGGACAGCGCTGAATTTCCTACCCAGGCTTATGGGGGTCTTACCGTACGCCTAATCTGGCACGCAATACAGATCCCGATCGGTGATGTCAAGGTATTCGTACACCTCTATGACGCCGACGGCCACTTGGTGGCCCAGCATGATGCCTTTCCGGCAAATGACCTACGCCCGCCCTCTACCTGGCAGGTAGGTGAAACCATTGTGGATAACCATGGCCTGGTACTACCCCCCATAGCCAGTGGGAAATTCAGTTTAGTTGTAGGTCTCTACGAACCGAGATCCGGCGATCGTCTGCACTTGCCAGATGGCAGCGATCACCTCTTGCTCGGCGAGGTTGAAATATCGCCTGAGTAA